The following DNA comes from Candidatus Binatia bacterium.
GAACTGGCGCCGGACCTCGTTGATGACGTAGTAAGCGGCCTTTCCCACCGCGCGGATCGCGAGCGCGGAAAAAAGAAAGACCAGCATCGCGCCGAGAAGCCCGCCGACAAACACTTCCGGCTTGGCGATGTTGACGGACTCTAACTTCGCACCGTAGTGCGCCACCTCGTCGAGATAGGCGGAGAACAGAAGAAACGCAGCTAACGCCGCCGAGCCGATCGCATATCCTTTGGTGAGCGCCTTAGTGGTATTTCCGACCGCGTCGAGCCGGTCCGTCCTTCTCCGCACCTCCTCCGGCTGTTGGCTCATCTCGACGATGCCGCCGGCGTTGTCGGTGATCGGGCCGAAGGTGTCCATCGCGAGGATGTATGCCGCGGTGCCTAGCATTCCCATAGTGGCGACCGCGGTGCCGAAGAGACCGGCGTGCGGCACGCCGCTCGCGAGGCCCAAATAGTACGAGGCGATAATGGCGATGGAGATGACCACCACGGGAACGGCGGTGCACTCCAACCCGACGGCGACGCCCGTGATGATGTTCGTCGCCGGTCCGGTCTGCGACGCCTCGGCGATCGATTTCACCGGGCGATATTTGTATTCCGTGTAGTACTGGGTGATGTAGACGAACACCTGGGCCATTGCGATGCCGATGACGCCGCAGAGAAAGAAATAGAACCACGCCGACGAAGCTTCGGGATAGACCGCGGGATCGACCGCGAGCAGCCAGCGCGTGGAAATAAAAAATCCGACGATGGCGAGAAACGTGGTCACGTAATAGCCGCGGTTGAGGGCGTCCATCGGATCGCCCTTTTCGTCGGTCTTGACGACCATGACCCCGACGATCGAAGCGATCAGTCCGAAGGCGCGCGCCACCAACGGGAACAAGATGCCCTTGAGCCCAAAGTAGGGAAACAAGCCGACGCCGAGAATCATCGCGCCGATATTTTCCGCCGCGGTCGATTCGAAGAGGTCGGCGCCGCGGCCGGCGCAGTCGCCCACGTTGTCGCCGACGAGGTCCGCGATCACGGCCGGGTTGCGGGGGTCGTCCTCGGGGATGCCGGCCTCGACCTTGCCCACGAG
Coding sequences within:
- a CDS encoding sodium-translocating pyrophosphatase; translated protein: ELAPKIPLMIAGYGFGASFVALFAQVGGGIYTKAADVGADLVGKVEAGIPEDDPRNPAVIADLVGDNVGDCAGRGADLFESTAAENIGAMILGVGLFPYFGLKGILFPLVARAFGLIASIVGVMVVKTDEKGDPMDALNRGYYVTTFLAIVGFFISTRWLLAVDPAVYPEASSAWFYFFLCGVIGIAMAQVFVYITQYYTEYKYRPVKSIAEASQTGPATNIITGVAVGLECTAVPVVVISIAIIASYYLGLASGVPHAGLFGTAVATMGMLGTAAYILAMDTFGPITDNAGGIVEMSQQPEEVRRRTDRLDAVGNTTKALTKGYAIGSAALAAFLLFSAYLDEVAHYGAKLESVNIAKPEVFVGGLLGAMLVFLFSALAIRAVGKAAYYVINEVRRQFKENPGILKGTAKPDYARCVDIVTVGALKEMVAPGILAVGMPIAVGVIFRFLGVGAEAVAALLMVGTIAGILMATFLNNSGGAWDNAKKFIEMGQYGGKGSETHKAAVVGDTVGDPFKDTAGPSLHVLIKLLSTITLVLAPLFV